In one window of Triticum dicoccoides isolate Atlit2015 ecotype Zavitan unplaced genomic scaffold, WEW_v2.0 scaffold105844, whole genome shotgun sequence DNA:
- the LOC119342812 gene encoding UDP-glycosyltransferase 91B1-like, with product MDANADARSSSSPMHIVIFPWLAFGHMIPLLELAERLVARGHRVSFVSTPRNLSRLRPVVGVHFVALPLPRVDGLPEGAEATSDLPPSPGNLAELLLKAADGLVGPFSAFLDEGKKPD from the coding sequence ATGGACGCCAACGCCGATGCCCGCTCCTCGTCCTCGCCCATGCACATCGTCATCTTCCCGTGGCTCGCGTTCGGGCACATGATCCCCTTGCTGGAGCTTGCAGAGCGCCTGGTGGCGCGCGGCCACCGCGTCtccttcgtctccacgccgcgcaacCTCAGCCGGCTCCGGCCGGTCGTCGGCGTCCACTTCGTCGCCCTGCCGCTGCCCCGCGTGGACGGCCTCCCGGAGGGAGCCGAGGCCACCTCCGACCTCCCGCCCAGTCCCGGCAACCTGGCCGAGCTTCTACTCAAGGCCGCCGACGGCCTCGTCGGCCCATTCTCCGCCTTCCTCGACGAGGGCAAGAAGCCAGATTG